GGAATGTCGTAACCTCTTATTTGAAGAGTGCCTCTAAAAATATTGGAAAAGAAAATCAAATCGGTCACTCGGAACGTTATGCAGTTGCGGATGAATATATGGAAGTCGTTTATAAACTGTGGGAAGGCAGCTGGGAAGAGGACGCCGTTGTGGTCGATAAAGAAAAAGGCATCTATGCGGATCCAGATAAAGTTCATGATATCGAGCATGAAGGGAAATATTTCAAAGTGCCAGGTGCACATTTAAGTGAACCTTCCCCACAACGAACGCCTGTCATTTTCCAAGCCGGTGCTTCCAATACAGGACAGAAATTTGCGGCGAAACATGCGGAACTTGTCTTTATAAGTACCCCAACGCCACAAACGACAAAGCAAACAATCCAATCCTTGCGACAAGAAGCCGAGGCAGCGGGACGAAATCCTGAGGATGTAAAAATTATTGCGTCCTTCACACCCATTATTGGTGAAACACAAGAAGCTGCGGATCGGAAGTTTGAAGAATATAAAAAACATATTAGTTATGAAGGTGCCTTGGCATTATTCGGCGGGTGGACGGGAATCGACTTTTCCGGGTACGACCCAGACGATAAACTTGAATACGTAAAAAGCGAAGCCATTCAATCCGTTGTGGAAAACTTCACCAATGCAGACCCAACGAAAGAATGGACAGTTCGGGAGGCGGCGGAATTTGTGGGCATTGGCGGACTAGGTCACGTTGAAGTAGGAA
This window of the Sporosarcina pasteurii genome carries:
- a CDS encoding LLM class flavin-dependent oxidoreductase; this encodes MTKKRIYLNAFDMNCAGHYSAGLWTHPDDQASTYKDAEYWTHVAQVLERGRFDAIFIADVLGVYDVYEGSRDAAIRHGVQAPLNDPAFVVPIMAQATKHLGFGLTASTSHEHPYIFARRMSTLDHLTKGRIGWNVVTSYLKSASKNIGKENQIGHSERYAVADEYMEVVYKLWEGSWEEDAVVVDKEKGIYADPDKVHDIEHEGKYFKVPGAHLSEPSPQRTPVIFQAGASNTGQKFAAKHAELVFISTPTPQTTKQTIQSLRQEAEAAGRNPEDVKIIASFTPIIGETQEAADRKFEEYKKHISYEGALALFGGWTGIDFSGYDPDDKLEYVKSEAIQSVVENFTNADPTKEWTVREAAEFVGIGGLGHVEVGTPESIADAMEALVAIGIDGFNISYVISPGTFEEFVDHVVPVLQERGLVQKEYEEGTFRKKLFGNDRLPEHHTANQYRKQPVLV